The Komagataeibacter sp. FNDCR2 nucleotide sequence CGAGATCGTGATGCCACGGGCGCGCTCTTCCGGCGCCGCGTCGATCATGTCATACGCCTTGAACTCGGCGCCGCCGGACTTGGCCAGCGTCTTGGTGATAGCAGCGGTCAGCGATGTCTTGCCATGATCGACGTGGCCGATCGTGCCAATGTTACAATGCGGCTTGTTCCGCTCAAATTTAGCCTTTGCCATCGTTTTCTCCGTTAACTCAGCCTCATGCCGAGAGTCGGGTTGGAAAGTTCCGTTTCGGAAGTCGAGCCGGTAGATAGACCGGCCAGACCGCCTTTACCAGCGGTAATGACTGAATGCCTTGTTGGCTTCCGCCATGCGGTGCGTGTCTTCGCGCTTCTTGACCGCGGCGCCACGATTGTTGACGGCGTCAAGAAGTTCGTTGGACAGGCGCTCCTGCATGGTGTTCTCGCCCCGCTTGCGCGAAGCGTCGATCAGCCAGCGGATGGCCAGCGCCTGACGGCGCTCGGCCCGGACTTCGACCGGAACCTGGTATGTCGCGCCGCCAACACGGCGGGAACGCACCTCGACAGCCGGCTTGACGTTGTCCAGCGCACCGTGGAACATCACCACAGGGTCCGCAGCTGCGCCACCCCGGCGACGCAGCACCTCAAGGGCGCCATAGACGATCCCTTCGGCAGTGGACTTCTTGCCGTCGTACATCAGGGCGTTCATGAAACGCGTAATGACGACGTCACCAAATTTCGGATCGGGAAGAATCTCACGCTTGACTGCGCGATGACGGCGACTCATGCCTCGTTATTCCTTTTACTTAGGACGCTTCGCGCCATAGAGCGAGCGACGCTGACGACGCTTGGCGATACCCTGGGTGTCCAGAACGCCGCGCAGGATGTGATAACGCACGCCAGGAAGATCCTTAACGCGACCACCACGGATCAGGACGACACTATGTTCCTGGAGGTTATGCCCCTCACCCGGAATATAGCTCACAACCTCATAACCGTTGGTCAGGCGTACTTTTGCCACCTTACGCAGAGCCGAGTTCGGCTTCTTCGGTGTGGTTGTGTAAACACGAGTACAAACGCCACGCTTCTGCGGACAGCCCTGCAGGGCAGGTACCTTGTTGCGTTTGGCTGCGGGCTCGCGACCTTTCGCGATCAACTGGTTGATGGTCGGCATACGCCTTTCCCGATCCTTACAAAATTCGGCCGGCCAACCGCATATCCGGTTACCGACTGTCGTTCACAACAAAACCCCAACGAATGACAACCATCCGTTCGGGCATCATATTTACATCCGGCCTTGGCAGCCCGATTCCCGGACTGCGGCACCGCATGCCTGCATGCTGCATTCGACGGCCAACAACGTCTTTCAGACAGGGCTAGCCGAGGGCGCGGAACCTACGGGCATAATGACAGAAAGTCAAGCCTTACGCAGGATTCGCTCTGGTCTGACGCAACGAATCCGTTCCGTCAGTCTGGAACACCATTCCGTCCGGCAGGAGATAGCGCCGGAATCGGATGGTGACAATAGTGCAGCACCGAATCATTCCGGATACCAGCTTCCCGGTATCCGGAGATGTGGTTCGTATGGTTACTCGGCAGCCTTGGTCGGGGGCACCGCAGCGCGGGCCTGAGCCAGACGCTGCTTGTCCTCCCCGGCCGCGACCGCACGGAGCTTGTTCATGACGCTACCCGTCCCCGCGGGGATCAGGCGACCGACAATCACGTTCTCCTTCAGGCCGTTCAGGGTATCCTTCTTCCCGGCCGTCGCGGCTTCCGTCAGGACACGTGTCGTCTCCTGGAAGGATGCGGCCGAGATGAAGGACTGCGTCTGGAGCGACGCCTTGGTGATGCCCTGCAGCACCGGCATGGCCACGGCCGGACGTTCACCCATGTTCAGCCGCTTGGTGTTTTCTTCCTCGTACTCGATGCGGTCCACCGTCTCACCGATCAGGTAGGTCGTATCACCGGGTTCAAGGATCTCCACCTTCTGCAGCATCTGCCGGACAATGACCTCGATGTGCTTGTCATTGATCTTCACGCCCTGCAGTCGATACACGTCCTGGATCTCGTTGACGAGATAGTCGGACAGCGCCTCGACGCCCAGAACCTTCAGGATGTCATGCGGCACGCGGGGTCCATCGACCAGCGGATCCCCGACCTGGACAAAGTCACCTTCCTGCACGGAAACATGCTTGCCCTTGGGGATCAGGTAATCCGTCTCCTCGCCCGTCTCGTCGTTCTTCACGATGACACGGCGCTTGGACTTGTAGTCCTTGCCGAACTCCACGCGTCCCTCGGTTTCCGAGATGATGGCGTGATCCTTCGGGCGACGGGCCTCGAACAGTTCGGCCACACGCGGCAGACCACCGGTAATGTCACGTGTCTTGGAACCTTCGCGCGGGATACGGGCCAGCACGTCACCCGCATTGACCTGCGCGCCGTTTTCCACCGACAGCAGCGAATCCGGGGAGAGGAAGTAACGGGCGTCGTTCCCGTTAGCCAGCTTCACCACATCGCCCTTGGCGTCCTTGAGCTGCAGACGGGGCCGCAGGTCAATCCCCTTGGAGGCCTGCTTGTAGTCCACAACCACCTTGGAGGTCAGGCCGGTCACCTCATCCATCCGCTCGACCAGCGTGATGGAGTCGATCAGGTCAAGGTATTCGACCTTACCGGGCTGCTCGGTGATGATCGGCAGGGTGTACGGATCCCACTCGGCCATTTTCTGGCCACGCGTCACCTCGGCGCCGTCCTCGACCAGCAGGCGTGCGCCATAGGGCACACGGAAGCGGGCGCGTTCGGTTCCCCGGTCGTCCGTCAGCAGGATTTCGCAGTTACGCGACATGACGATCGGCACGTTCTGGCTGTTCTGCACGACGTTCTTGTTACGGATCGTCACCTTGCCGTCGCGCGAGGCCTCGACCATCGACTGCTCCGCGCCACGCTGCGCTGCGCCACCGATATGGAAGGTACGCATGGTCAACTGCGTGCCCGGTTCACCGATGGACTGGGCGGCGATCACGCCGACCGCCTCGCCGATATTGACCGGTGTGCCGCGCGCCAGGTCACGCCCATAGCAGTGACCGCACACGCCAACGCGGCTGTCACAGGTCAGAACCGAGCGGATCAGCAGGCTTTCGACACCTGCCTTCTCGATCTGTTCGG carries:
- the rpsL gene encoding 30S ribosomal protein S12, encoding MPTINQLIAKGREPAAKRNKVPALQGCPQKRGVCTRVYTTTPKKPNSALRKVAKVRLTNGYEVVSYIPGEGHNLQEHSVVLIRGGRVKDLPGVRYHILRGVLDTQGIAKRRQRRSLYGAKRPK
- the rpsG gene encoding 30S ribosomal protein S7 — protein: MSRRHRAVKREILPDPKFGDVVITRFMNALMYDGKKSTAEGIVYGALEVLRRRGGAAADPVVMFHGALDNVKPAVEVRSRRVGGATYQVPVEVRAERRQALAIRWLIDASRKRGENTMQERLSNELLDAVNNRGAAVKKREDTHRMAEANKAFSHYRW